A single genomic interval of Aedes aegypti strain LVP_AGWG chromosome 1, AaegL5.0 Primary Assembly, whole genome shotgun sequence harbors:
- the LOC5566238 gene encoding glucose-induced degradation protein 4 homolog has protein sequence MPVRVDIVPPPPNNSKQLGVTKSLLYNGSKFRGFQKSKGNSYEVEVVLQHVDEANSYLCGYLKITGLTFEFPTLTTFFDGEIISKKYPFLTRKWDADEEVDRKHFGKFAAFVDYQKNFNSDDFDYEALQKSDYVFMRWKEHFLVPNHKIKDINGASFAGFYYICFQKSRAVMEGYYYHRTSEWYQSLTLEHVPESCIQIYEFR, from the exons ATGCCAGTGAGGGTTGACATCGTGCCGCCTCCGCCCAACAACTCCAAACAGTTGGGCGTCACCAAATCGCTCCTCTACAATGGATCCAAGTTCCGAGGGTTCCAGAAATCGAAAGGCAACTCGTACGAAGTGGAAGTCGTGCTGCAG CATGTGGACGAGGCCAATTCGTACCTTTGCGGGTACCTCAAAATAACCGGACTGACCTTCGAGTTCCCCACGCTCACGACTTTCTTCGACGGGGAGATTATCTCTAAGAAGTATCCCTTCCTCACCCGCAAATGGGACGCCGACGAGGAAGTCGACCGGAAGCATTTC GGAAAGTTTGCTGCTTTCGTGGACTACCAGAAGAACTTCAACTCGGACGATTTCGACTACGAGGCCCTGCAGAAGAGCGACTATGTGTTCATGAGATGGAAAGAACACTTCCTG GTACCGAATCATAAAATAAAGGACATCAACGGGGCTTCGTTTGCTGGGTTTTACTACATCTGCTTCCAAAAGTCGCGGGCGGTAATGGAAGGATACTACTATCACAGAACCTCCGAATG GTACCAATCACTCACCCTCGAACACGTACCCGAGTCGTGCATTCAGATCTACGAATTCAGATAA